In Zingiber officinale cultivar Zhangliang chromosome 11B, Zo_v1.1, whole genome shotgun sequence, a single window of DNA contains:
- the LOC122034262 gene encoding CST complex subunit CTC1-like isoform X2: MERIPIISISDLVKLGRPLTGAASLCPAPSASPPPKKPKCDISDEVPVKIPLFADHCENSNPGTFSPLSRPVIIVGTVELFPWDAKISLGCLNHCFSFSDGSSRVCCYFLDFDLRMLRFRPHCFSFPWDAKISLGRKVKILAWNFLPLKHGDRGVLEVIRWSFTDFEAAFVSDSLLSMTSACSSREANMKCRGGAFGILKAVSSIFRVPCTKQKEDNLRNSGRNLMSRGDLTGFLVEILTCVCDVCNESSFVAERDDHHLKNKDCHSFSNSVFVYFMQPNFLWRPALYRLIGKSITISRLKRNLIFVGNEVSYEMFVSTPSTMVSLTNHSANCIYEESLKKSDEGMYNGVVTGIYMQGMVIELDDKVLLLIPDPPQHSLRMGAIVSVRNFHFIHVKYSWVKIILLGTCVKTCISVKSFSMTDIRSHSKSEGSSLLERFLESLTYSAKLWMLLLVSCFKKKFGGIFSYKDILGSKKKEGFAQTYATTLLPPSAFETKSGLFTNFCKHGRCSYQMESLSFLKLVIPISNLRSWCEVSWISLLAQKHNDNNQFGESPYFEQLYHREPLGNDMIRRIFSSDDMSFVLVGMLKVSPYSGRLQLTDATGSIDAVVPDLPLDVNFQAVYEVKDYKLVIEGSSKKIYMQQQYLDEPLSCRTIFQHFSPRASSQLVVYVHFYLKKSTCMHFTQFSTYMDNSDSLKCNSGEMFHLLYVTHKFPAYHSLHEDVSLSNSSGLFAEAFMSPYNLIPYVTSELDQFAEIFLTNLDKKSDCIDNFLRENYRSSQLPCLLVLSRSNSQSFQFPFYLHCARGFKDNGMLHNHSDSKILLEFSSNNLDKYQMLRVGSYYLLKCSGKGLDCKSKACKHITQVKPLVISESIIWRLSILFDEGKHQNGQSQHVCSCVSSVRNDKCLTENFCQPGQTFLHLNDETHGLSDVHLHMYSEAINQLEELESLLKSFHSIFPSLDKITTVSSCIQQMMAQAALTSGILIPANELPQGNLLSLSGNIESISIYDFKPKCACSSFTVCEHWSTCEVCMLVNDDCHTVRIRGSISRYAYPIGLGHAVNATFHKVLLTQNSSQTKELMLTPMSFIVVNTVKEICPLVNVEGLIQESRRNIPYEVLINTKSSSCLISNVLQCTDCDLIHLNCRAVCIITLVLENQTHGPVMSQPVGYPKITTASIPLLGFLVEDGSSLCYCWADYARAETLLLLHESSQMIFSSGKIVRGPEKKYSQRTTEYLLYEMLKKHQRIIVRNHGAAPDLSCVDLSFSIDSDQVFSNAEEKLLRSIINNACHAPTLKPTMPFSFNTFNTHDRTVKLNGTHKAHVHSKDEVTKTDYHT, from the exons ATGGAAAGGATCCCGATCATCTCCATCTCCGACCTCGTCAAGCTCGGCCGCCCTCTTACAGGCGCTGCCTCCCTGTGCCCAGCGCCATCGGCCTCTCCTCCGCCCAAAAAACCTAAATGTGACATTTCAGATGAGGTTCCTGTCAAAATTCCTCTTTTCGCTGACCATTGTGAAAATTCCAACCCTGGCACCTTCTCTCCCTTGAGCCGTCCCGTGATCATAGTTGGCACCGTCGAGCTGTTCCCTTGGGATGCTAAGATTTCCCTCGGCTGTTTGAATCATTGCTTCTCGTTCTCAGATGGCTCTTCGAGAGTCTGCTGCTACTTCCTGGATTTCGACCTCAGGATGCTAAGATTTCGACCTCATTGCTTTTCGTTCCCTTGGGATGCTAAGATTTCCCTCGGCCGCAAAGTCAAAATCTTGGCGTGGAATTTCTTACCACTCAAGCATGGTGATAGGGGAGTTCTTGAGGTGATCCGATGGAGCTTCACAGATTTTGAAGCGGCATTTGTTTCTGATTCGTTACTGTCTATGACTTCTGCTTGTTCTTCACGAGAAGCCAACATGAAGTGCCGTGGTGGTGCCTTTGGCATTCTCAAGGCTGTTAGCTCCATCTTCCGTGTACCTTGCACGAAGCAAAAAGAGGATAACTTGAGAAATTCTGGGAGAAACCTCATGAGTAGAGGAGACCTGACAGGATTCCTCGTGGAGATACTTACCTGTGTCTGTGATGTTTGCAATGAATCTAGTTTTGTAGCAGAACGTGATGACCATCATCTGAAAAACAAGGACTGCCATTCCTTCAGTAATTCAGTATTTGTCTATTTCATGCAACCTAATTTTTTATGGCGGCCAGCACTCTATAGGTTGATTGGGAAGTCAATAACTATTTCAAGGTTGAAGAGGAATTTGATCTTTGTTGGAAATGAAGTGTCATATGAGATGTTTGTCTCAACACCATCAACTATGGTATCTTTGACTAACCATTCAGCAAATTGTATTTATGAAGAAAGTTTGAAAAAAAGTGATGAAGGCATGTACAATGGTGTTGTTACTGGAATTTACATGCAAGGAATGGTGATTGAATTGGACGATAAAGTCTTGCTACTGATTCCTGATCCTCCACAACATTCTTTGAGGATGGGTGCCATT GTTTCTGTTAGAAATTTCCATTTTATTCATGTTAAGTATTCCTGGGTCAAGATAATCCTTCTTGGGACATGTGTGAAGACATGCATCAGTGTCAAATCCTTTTCCATGACTGATATAAG GTCTCATTCTAAATCTGAGGGTTCAAGTCTTTTGGAGAGGTTTCTTGAATCTCTAACATACTCAGCTAAACTTTG GATGTTACTTCTGGTCtcgtgttttaaaaaaaaatttggtggaatattttctTACAAGGATATTTTGGGATCAAAGAAA AAGGAAGGATTTGCACAAACTTATGCTACAACATTGTTGCCTCCTAGTGCCTTTGAAACAAAG TCAGGATTGTTTACTAATTTCTGCAAACATGGTCGGTGCAGTTACCAAATGGAAAGCTTATCATTCCTTAAATTG gTGATACCAATATCTAATCTCAGAAGCTGGTGTGAAGTGTCTTGGATTTCATTGCTAGCACAAAAACACAATGATAATAACCAATTTGGAGAAAGCCCATATTTTGAACAGTTATACCACAGAGAACCTTTGGGCAATGACAtgattagaagaattttttcaaGTGATGATATGAGCTTTGTTTTGGTAGGCATGTTGAAG GTTTCTCCATATTCAGGAAGGTTGCAATTAACTGATGCAACTGGAAGCATTGATGCTGTGGTGCCAGATTTACCATTGGATGTGAACTTCCAGGCCGTTTATGAG GTCAAAGATTATAAACTTGTAATTGAAGGTTCGTCAAAGAAAATTTATATGCAGCAGCAGTATTTGGATGAACCACTCTCGTGCAGAACCATATTTCAGCATTTTTCTCCCAGAGCCTCATCACAGCTTGTGGTTTATGTTCATTTCTATCTCAAGAAGTCAACTTGCATGCATTTCACTCAATTTTCTACTTACATGGACAACAGTGACTCCTTGAAGTGTAATAGTGGTGAAATGTTCCACCTATTatatgtcacacacaaatttcctGCATATCACAGT CTTCATGAGGATGTCAGTTTGTCAAACAGCTCTGGTTTGTTTGCTGAGGCTTTTATGTCGCCTTATAATTTGATTCCTTATGTGACAAGTGAACTTGATCAATTTGCAGAAATTTTCCTCACAAATCTAGATAAGAAGTCTGATTGTATTG ATAATTTCTTGAGAGAGAATTATCGGTCCTCCCAACTTCCATGTTTGCTCGTGTTGAGTAGAAGCAATTCTCAGTCATTTCAGTTTCCATTTTATTTACATTGTGCTCGTGGGTTCAAAGACAATGGCATGCTTCATAATCACAGTGATTCAAAAATCTTGTTAGAGTTCAGTTCTAACAACTTAGACAAGTATCAG ATGCTTCGTGTAGGATCATATTATCTTCTGAAGTGCTCAGGAAAGGGTCTTGACTGCAAATCAAAAGCCTGTAAGCATATAACACAAGTAAAGCCCCTTGTAATCTCTGAATCAATTATCTGGAGGCTTTCTATACTATTTGACGAAGGAAAGCATCAGAATGGGCAATCTCAACATGTTTGTTCTTGTGTTTCTTCAGTGAGAAATGATAAATGTTTAACTGAAAATTTTTGTCAACCTGGGCAAACATTCCTACATTTGAATGATGAAACTCATGGACTTTCTGATGTTCATCTGCATATGTATAGTGAGGCAATCAATCAATTGGAAGAATTGGAGTCCTTGCTGAAGAGTTTTCACAGTATTTTTCCTTCTTTGGATAAAATAACAACTGTGTCATCATGCATCCAACAAATGATGGCTCAGGCTGCTCTTACGTCTGGAATTCTTATTCCAGCCAATGAATTGCCTCAAGGAAATCTGCTATCGTTAAGTGGAAATATTGAGAGTATTTCCATCTATGACTTCAAACCTAAATGTGCATGCTCTAGTTTCACAGTTTGTGAACACTGGAGTACATGTGAAGTCTGTATGCTTGTAAATGATGATTGCCATACG GTGCGGATTCGTGGTAGCATAAGCAGATATGCTTATCCTATTGGATTAGGTCATGCAGTGAATGCAACCTTCCACAAGGTCCTGCTGACTCA AAATTCAAGTCAGACAAAAGAATTGATGTTGACCCCAATGTCATTTATTGTGGTTAACACCGTGAAGGAAATTTGCCCTCTGGTTAATGTTGAAGGTTTGATTCAAGAGTCCAGACGGAATATTCCATACGAAGTATTAATAAATACCAAATCATCGTCGTGTTTGATCTCAAATGTGCTGCAGTGCACTGACTGTGATCTCATCCACCTTAACTGCAGG GCTGTGTGTATCATTACTTTGGTACTGGAGAACCAGACACATGGACCTGTAATGTCGCAACCTGTAGGCTATCCCAAAATAACAACAGCAAGTATCCCTCTACTTGGCTTTCTAGTAG AGGATGGATCATCCTTATGTTATTGCTGGGCTGATTATGCTCGAGCTGAGACATTGCTTCTGCTACatgaatcaagtcaaatgatTTTTAGTAGTGGTAAGATAGTAAGAGGGCCTGAAAAGAAATATTCTCAGCGTACTACTGAGTACCTTCTATACGAGATGCTTAAAAAGCATCAGAGGATCATCGTTAGAAATCATGGTGCTGCTCCTGACTTGTCCTGTGTAGACTTATCATTTTCGATTGACTCGGATCAGGTTTTCAGTAATGCAGAAGAAAAACTTCTGAGGTCCATCATCAACAATGCATGCCATGCACCAACACTT
- the LOC122034262 gene encoding CST complex subunit CTC1-like isoform X1, with the protein MERIPIISISDLVKLGRPLTGAASLCPAPSASPPPKKPKCDISDEVPVKIPLFADHCENSNPGTFSPLSRPVIIVGTVELFPWDAKISLGCLNHCFSFSDGSSRVCCYFLDFDLRMLRFRPHCFSFPWDAKISLGRKVKILAWNFLPLKHGDRGVLEVIRWSFTDFEAAFVSDSLLSMTSACSSREANMKCRGGAFGILKAVSSIFRVPCTKQKEDNLRNSGRNLMSRGDLTGFLVEILTCVCDVCNESSFVAERDDHHLKNKDCHSFSNSVFVYFMQPNFLWRPALYRLIGKSITISRLKRNLIFVGNEVSYEMFVSTPSTMVSLTNHSANCIYEESLKKSDEGMYNGVVTGIYMQGMVIELDDKVLLLIPDPPQHSLRMGAIVSVRNFHFIHVKYSWVKIILLGTCVKTCISVKSFSMTDIRSHSKSEGSSLLERFLESLTYSAKLWMLLLVSCFKKKFGGIFSYKDILGSKKKEGFAQTYATTLLPPSAFETKSGLFTNFCKHGRCSYQMESLSFLKLVIPISNLRSWCEVSWISLLAQKHNDNNQFGESPYFEQLYHREPLGNDMIRRIFSSDDMSFVLVGMLKVSPYSGRLQLTDATGSIDAVVPDLPLDVNFQAVYEVKDYKLVIEGSSKKIYMQQQYLDEPLSCRTIFQHFSPRASSQLVVYVHFYLKKSTCMHFTQFSTYMDNSDSLKCNSGEMFHLLYVTHKFPAYHSLHEDVSLSNSSGLFAEAFMSPYNLIPYVTSELDQFAEIFLTNLDKKSDCIDNFLRENYRSSQLPCLLVLSRSNSQSFQFPFYLHCARGFKDNGMLHNHSDSKILLEFSSNNLDKYQMLRVGSYYLLKCSGKGLDCKSKACKHITQVKPLVISESIIWRLSILFDEGKHQNGQSQHVCSCVSSVRNDKCLTENFCQPGQTFLHLNDETHGLSDVHLHMYSEAINQLEELESLLKSFHSIFPSLDKITTVSSCIQQMMAQAALTSGILIPANELPQGNLLSLSGNIESISIYDFKPKCACSSFTVCEHWSTCEVCMLVNDDCHTVRIRGSISRYAYPIGLGHAVNATFHKVLLTQNSSQTKELMLTPMSFIVVNTVKEICPLVNVEGLIQESRRNIPYEVLINTKSSSCLISNVLQCTDCDLIHLNCRAVCIITLVLENQTHGPVMSQPVGYPKITTASIPLLGFLVEDGSSLCYCWADYARAETLLLLHESSQMIFSSGKIVRGPEKKYSQRTTEYLLYEMLKKHQRIIVRNHGAAPDLSCVDLSFSIDSDQVFSNAEEKLLRSIINNACHAPTLKKPTMPFSFNTFNTHDRTVKLNGTHKAHVHSKDEVTKTDYHT; encoded by the exons ATGGAAAGGATCCCGATCATCTCCATCTCCGACCTCGTCAAGCTCGGCCGCCCTCTTACAGGCGCTGCCTCCCTGTGCCCAGCGCCATCGGCCTCTCCTCCGCCCAAAAAACCTAAATGTGACATTTCAGATGAGGTTCCTGTCAAAATTCCTCTTTTCGCTGACCATTGTGAAAATTCCAACCCTGGCACCTTCTCTCCCTTGAGCCGTCCCGTGATCATAGTTGGCACCGTCGAGCTGTTCCCTTGGGATGCTAAGATTTCCCTCGGCTGTTTGAATCATTGCTTCTCGTTCTCAGATGGCTCTTCGAGAGTCTGCTGCTACTTCCTGGATTTCGACCTCAGGATGCTAAGATTTCGACCTCATTGCTTTTCGTTCCCTTGGGATGCTAAGATTTCCCTCGGCCGCAAAGTCAAAATCTTGGCGTGGAATTTCTTACCACTCAAGCATGGTGATAGGGGAGTTCTTGAGGTGATCCGATGGAGCTTCACAGATTTTGAAGCGGCATTTGTTTCTGATTCGTTACTGTCTATGACTTCTGCTTGTTCTTCACGAGAAGCCAACATGAAGTGCCGTGGTGGTGCCTTTGGCATTCTCAAGGCTGTTAGCTCCATCTTCCGTGTACCTTGCACGAAGCAAAAAGAGGATAACTTGAGAAATTCTGGGAGAAACCTCATGAGTAGAGGAGACCTGACAGGATTCCTCGTGGAGATACTTACCTGTGTCTGTGATGTTTGCAATGAATCTAGTTTTGTAGCAGAACGTGATGACCATCATCTGAAAAACAAGGACTGCCATTCCTTCAGTAATTCAGTATTTGTCTATTTCATGCAACCTAATTTTTTATGGCGGCCAGCACTCTATAGGTTGATTGGGAAGTCAATAACTATTTCAAGGTTGAAGAGGAATTTGATCTTTGTTGGAAATGAAGTGTCATATGAGATGTTTGTCTCAACACCATCAACTATGGTATCTTTGACTAACCATTCAGCAAATTGTATTTATGAAGAAAGTTTGAAAAAAAGTGATGAAGGCATGTACAATGGTGTTGTTACTGGAATTTACATGCAAGGAATGGTGATTGAATTGGACGATAAAGTCTTGCTACTGATTCCTGATCCTCCACAACATTCTTTGAGGATGGGTGCCATT GTTTCTGTTAGAAATTTCCATTTTATTCATGTTAAGTATTCCTGGGTCAAGATAATCCTTCTTGGGACATGTGTGAAGACATGCATCAGTGTCAAATCCTTTTCCATGACTGATATAAG GTCTCATTCTAAATCTGAGGGTTCAAGTCTTTTGGAGAGGTTTCTTGAATCTCTAACATACTCAGCTAAACTTTG GATGTTACTTCTGGTCtcgtgttttaaaaaaaaatttggtggaatattttctTACAAGGATATTTTGGGATCAAAGAAA AAGGAAGGATTTGCACAAACTTATGCTACAACATTGTTGCCTCCTAGTGCCTTTGAAACAAAG TCAGGATTGTTTACTAATTTCTGCAAACATGGTCGGTGCAGTTACCAAATGGAAAGCTTATCATTCCTTAAATTG gTGATACCAATATCTAATCTCAGAAGCTGGTGTGAAGTGTCTTGGATTTCATTGCTAGCACAAAAACACAATGATAATAACCAATTTGGAGAAAGCCCATATTTTGAACAGTTATACCACAGAGAACCTTTGGGCAATGACAtgattagaagaattttttcaaGTGATGATATGAGCTTTGTTTTGGTAGGCATGTTGAAG GTTTCTCCATATTCAGGAAGGTTGCAATTAACTGATGCAACTGGAAGCATTGATGCTGTGGTGCCAGATTTACCATTGGATGTGAACTTCCAGGCCGTTTATGAG GTCAAAGATTATAAACTTGTAATTGAAGGTTCGTCAAAGAAAATTTATATGCAGCAGCAGTATTTGGATGAACCACTCTCGTGCAGAACCATATTTCAGCATTTTTCTCCCAGAGCCTCATCACAGCTTGTGGTTTATGTTCATTTCTATCTCAAGAAGTCAACTTGCATGCATTTCACTCAATTTTCTACTTACATGGACAACAGTGACTCCTTGAAGTGTAATAGTGGTGAAATGTTCCACCTATTatatgtcacacacaaatttcctGCATATCACAGT CTTCATGAGGATGTCAGTTTGTCAAACAGCTCTGGTTTGTTTGCTGAGGCTTTTATGTCGCCTTATAATTTGATTCCTTATGTGACAAGTGAACTTGATCAATTTGCAGAAATTTTCCTCACAAATCTAGATAAGAAGTCTGATTGTATTG ATAATTTCTTGAGAGAGAATTATCGGTCCTCCCAACTTCCATGTTTGCTCGTGTTGAGTAGAAGCAATTCTCAGTCATTTCAGTTTCCATTTTATTTACATTGTGCTCGTGGGTTCAAAGACAATGGCATGCTTCATAATCACAGTGATTCAAAAATCTTGTTAGAGTTCAGTTCTAACAACTTAGACAAGTATCAG ATGCTTCGTGTAGGATCATATTATCTTCTGAAGTGCTCAGGAAAGGGTCTTGACTGCAAATCAAAAGCCTGTAAGCATATAACACAAGTAAAGCCCCTTGTAATCTCTGAATCAATTATCTGGAGGCTTTCTATACTATTTGACGAAGGAAAGCATCAGAATGGGCAATCTCAACATGTTTGTTCTTGTGTTTCTTCAGTGAGAAATGATAAATGTTTAACTGAAAATTTTTGTCAACCTGGGCAAACATTCCTACATTTGAATGATGAAACTCATGGACTTTCTGATGTTCATCTGCATATGTATAGTGAGGCAATCAATCAATTGGAAGAATTGGAGTCCTTGCTGAAGAGTTTTCACAGTATTTTTCCTTCTTTGGATAAAATAACAACTGTGTCATCATGCATCCAACAAATGATGGCTCAGGCTGCTCTTACGTCTGGAATTCTTATTCCAGCCAATGAATTGCCTCAAGGAAATCTGCTATCGTTAAGTGGAAATATTGAGAGTATTTCCATCTATGACTTCAAACCTAAATGTGCATGCTCTAGTTTCACAGTTTGTGAACACTGGAGTACATGTGAAGTCTGTATGCTTGTAAATGATGATTGCCATACG GTGCGGATTCGTGGTAGCATAAGCAGATATGCTTATCCTATTGGATTAGGTCATGCAGTGAATGCAACCTTCCACAAGGTCCTGCTGACTCA AAATTCAAGTCAGACAAAAGAATTGATGTTGACCCCAATGTCATTTATTGTGGTTAACACCGTGAAGGAAATTTGCCCTCTGGTTAATGTTGAAGGTTTGATTCAAGAGTCCAGACGGAATATTCCATACGAAGTATTAATAAATACCAAATCATCGTCGTGTTTGATCTCAAATGTGCTGCAGTGCACTGACTGTGATCTCATCCACCTTAACTGCAGG GCTGTGTGTATCATTACTTTGGTACTGGAGAACCAGACACATGGACCTGTAATGTCGCAACCTGTAGGCTATCCCAAAATAACAACAGCAAGTATCCCTCTACTTGGCTTTCTAGTAG AGGATGGATCATCCTTATGTTATTGCTGGGCTGATTATGCTCGAGCTGAGACATTGCTTCTGCTACatgaatcaagtcaaatgatTTTTAGTAGTGGTAAGATAGTAAGAGGGCCTGAAAAGAAATATTCTCAGCGTACTACTGAGTACCTTCTATACGAGATGCTTAAAAAGCATCAGAGGATCATCGTTAGAAATCATGGTGCTGCTCCTGACTTGTCCTGTGTAGACTTATCATTTTCGATTGACTCGGATCAGGTTTTCAGTAATGCAGAAGAAAAACTTCTGAGGTCCATCATCAACAATGCATGCCATGCACCAACACTT